In one Candidatus Nanopelagicus limnes genomic region, the following are encoded:
- the uvrA gene encoding excinuclease ABC subunit UvrA, with amino-acid sequence MNDRLIVRGAREHNLKDVSLDMPRNSLIVFTGLSGSGKSSLAFDTIFAEGQRRYVESLSAYARQFLGQMDKPDVDFIEGLSPAVSIDQKSTNRNPRSTVGTITEVYDYLRLLFARAGKPHCPKCGKAIAKQTPQNIVDQILQMQEGLKFQVLAPVIRARKGEFLDLFKDFITQGYSRVRVDGTTYQIAEVPKLKKQEKHTIEVVVDRLSVKTESKSRITDSVETALKLASGLVILDFVDAKKGSPDKEKSFSEHMACHECEISFEELEPRSFSFNSPFGACPECTGIGTKLEVDEELLIPDDSISIYEGAIAPWSGMEYFMRLLEGLATDLKFSLDAPWKKLTDKAKDAVLHGWDYEVHVKYKNRYGRVRNYSTGFEGVIPFIHRRHAETDSDYSRDKYEAYMRETPCPACKGSRLKPEVLAVTLGGKNIAQICEYSIAECAVFLKDISLSAREKKIAERVLKEVHARLGFLLDVGLDYLSLARPAATLSGGEAQRIRLATQIGSGLTGVLYVLDEPSIGLHQRDNRKLIETLTKLRDLGNTLIVVEHDEDTIRTADWIVDIGPGAGEHGGRVVSSGSYEDLIASKESITGAYLSGKSVIAIPKKRREIDPKKSLTIKDAKENNLQNIDVTFPLAAFVAVTGVSGSGKSTLVNDILYSVLANKLNGARIVPGRHRTINGLDQLDKVVHVDQSPIGRTPRSNPATYTGVFDKVRALFAETSEAKVRGYQQGRFSFNVKGGRCENCSGDGTITIEMNFLPDVYVPCEVCHGARYNRETLEVHYKGKTIAQVLDMPIEEASKFFESVPAIARFLTTLCDVGLGYVRLGQSAPTLSGGEAQRVKLATELQRRSTGRTIYVLDEPTTGLHFEDVRKLLLVLNRLVDTGNTVIVIEHNLDVIKCADWVIDLGPEGGSGGGLVVAEGRPEDIVKNQKSYTGKFLASALKK; translated from the coding sequence ATGAACGATCGTCTGATAGTTCGTGGTGCCAGAGAACACAACTTGAAAGATGTTTCCTTGGATATGCCTCGAAACTCACTTATTGTTTTCACAGGGTTATCTGGATCCGGAAAATCATCTTTAGCCTTTGACACTATATTTGCTGAAGGTCAGCGTAGATATGTGGAATCACTTTCGGCTTATGCCCGCCAATTCTTGGGGCAAATGGATAAACCAGATGTAGATTTTATTGAAGGCTTATCACCTGCAGTTTCGATTGATCAAAAATCCACGAATAGAAACCCTAGATCCACCGTTGGAACTATTACTGAAGTTTATGATTATTTAAGATTACTTTTTGCGAGGGCAGGTAAACCGCACTGTCCAAAATGCGGTAAAGCGATTGCTAAGCAAACTCCTCAAAATATTGTTGACCAGATTCTGCAGATGCAAGAAGGTTTAAAATTTCAGGTTTTAGCTCCAGTAATTCGTGCCCGAAAAGGTGAATTTTTAGATCTTTTCAAAGACTTTATTACACAAGGTTATTCTCGCGTCAGGGTTGATGGCACTACCTACCAAATAGCTGAGGTACCAAAACTAAAGAAGCAAGAAAAACACACTATTGAGGTTGTTGTTGATCGCTTAAGTGTAAAAACTGAAAGTAAATCTCGAATCACTGATTCAGTTGAAACAGCGTTAAAACTTGCAAGTGGTTTAGTGATTCTTGATTTTGTGGATGCAAAAAAGGGTTCTCCTGACAAGGAAAAATCTTTTAGTGAGCATATGGCTTGTCATGAATGTGAGATTTCTTTCGAGGAGTTAGAGCCCCGTTCATTTTCTTTCAATTCTCCTTTTGGTGCATGCCCGGAGTGCACAGGAATCGGAACAAAACTTGAGGTAGATGAGGAACTTCTAATTCCTGATGATTCAATTTCAATATATGAAGGAGCGATCGCACCTTGGTCTGGTATGGAATATTTCATGCGTTTGCTAGAAGGCCTGGCCACAGATCTCAAGTTCTCACTTGATGCACCTTGGAAGAAACTTACTGATAAAGCTAAAGACGCAGTTTTACATGGTTGGGATTATGAAGTTCATGTGAAATATAAAAATCGTTATGGACGTGTTAGGAATTATTCAACAGGGTTCGAAGGTGTTATTCCGTTTATACATCGTCGTCATGCTGAAACAGATAGTGACTACAGTCGCGATAAATATGAAGCTTATATGCGTGAAACTCCCTGCCCTGCTTGCAAGGGAAGTAGATTGAAACCTGAAGTACTTGCCGTCACATTAGGTGGTAAAAATATTGCGCAAATCTGTGAGTACTCAATAGCTGAATGTGCTGTTTTTTTGAAAGATATTTCCCTATCTGCTCGTGAGAAAAAGATCGCTGAACGAGTTCTTAAAGAGGTACATGCGCGCTTAGGGTTTTTGCTAGATGTTGGTTTAGATTATTTATCTTTAGCAAGACCAGCTGCAACACTATCTGGCGGTGAAGCCCAACGAATCCGACTTGCAACACAAATAGGTTCAGGATTAACAGGAGTTTTATATGTACTTGATGAACCCAGTATTGGATTGCATCAACGCGATAACCGCAAATTAATTGAAACTTTAACAAAATTACGAGACTTGGGAAATACTCTAATTGTTGTTGAGCATGACGAAGACACAATACGAACAGCAGATTGGATTGTAGATATAGGTCCAGGAGCTGGTGAGCATGGTGGCAGAGTTGTTTCCTCTGGAAGTTATGAAGATCTGATTGCAAGTAAGGAATCTATAACTGGTGCCTATTTGTCAGGTAAATCAGTGATCGCAATTCCTAAAAAACGCAGAGAGATAGATCCCAAAAAATCACTAACCATCAAGGATGCAAAGGAAAATAACCTACAAAATATTGATGTCACCTTCCCATTAGCAGCATTTGTTGCGGTAACTGGCGTGAGTGGGTCAGGTAAATCCACCCTCGTTAACGATATTTTGTACTCAGTTTTAGCCAACAAATTAAATGGCGCAAGAATTGTTCCGGGCCGCCATAGAACGATTAATGGACTTGATCAGTTAGATAAAGTAGTTCACGTAGATCAATCACCAATTGGACGAACACCTCGATCTAATCCAGCTACTTACACAGGTGTGTTTGACAAGGTACGAGCCTTATTTGCCGAAACTAGTGAAGCGAAAGTTAGGGGTTACCAACAGGGCCGTTTTTCTTTCAATGTTAAGGGCGGCCGATGCGAAAACTGCTCTGGTGATGGAACCATCACGATCGAGATGAATTTCCTTCCAGATGTTTATGTTCCTTGCGAAGTTTGTCATGGCGCAAGGTATAACCGTGAAACCTTAGAAGTTCATTACAAGGGGAAAACCATTGCGCAAGTTTTAGATATGCCTATAGAAGAAGCTAGTAAATTCTTTGAATCAGTCCCAGCCATAGCTAGGTTTCTAACAACTTTATGCGATGTGGGTCTTGGGTATGTCAGATTAGGCCAGTCCGCTCCAACACTTTCAGGTGGTGAAGCTCAGCGAGTAAAACTGGCGACGGAATTACAGCGCCGCTCTACTGGTCGCACCATTTATGTGCTTGATGAACCAACTACTGGCTTACATTTTGAAGATGTACGAAAACTTCTATTAGTTTTAAATCGATTGGTTGATACCGGCAACACCGTGATTGTTATTGAACACAATTTAGATGTTATTAAATGTGCTGATTGGGTTATAGATCTTGGGCCAGAAGGTGGCTCTGGTGGTGGCTTGGTTGTAGCCGAAGGACGTCCGGAAGATATTGTTAAAAATCAGAAGAGTTATACCGGAAAGTTTCTAGCTAGCGCGCTTAAGAAATAA
- the uvrC gene encoding excinuclease ABC subunit UvrC: MSDPKSYRPTNLPSDPGVYRFFDKDDKVIYVGKAKNIKNRLNSYFGNNLQIKTRKMVKTAVRVDWTVVNSEVEALQLEFTWIKQYSPDFNVQFKDDKSYPYLAIDTNSQFPRLFISRSKKIPGVKYFGPYSHAWALRSTFETLIKIYPVRTCTESNFQSAKRNKRQCLLGDIGRCAAPCVEWVSEKDHKSLANNLVTFLEKSPEEISVRVEKEMQAASEAQEYEKAAKLRDQLEAINKAFESTDRFLNEKLDADVLAIHEEITHAALSQFIVTAGRITGSRSWIIDRGNLLEDESIISATLGKIYAESYPPAEILVDNLPSDSRLLEEWLGTKRGKNVSITQPLRGEKYDLVQMVKRNANQALIQYLSKRANDAAVSGSALAQIAEQLELAELPLRIECFDISNIQGTSMVASMVVFEDGQPKKSDYRRFSISDDSEFDDTRAMHHVITRRFKRYLEEKDIDISEATAAGGSRPKFAYPPQLVVVDGGKGQVNAAAKALSELGITDVALCGLAKRLEEVWLPHNSEPIIFPRHSEALYLLQKVRDEAHRFAINFHRSKRSKVMLESLLDEISGLGEIRRKSLLTHFGSVSALRAATQQEMANVPGIGEKMAKSIYDQLASRPISSKVDVQTGEILDA; this comes from the coding sequence ATGAGTGATCCAAAAAGCTATCGCCCAACTAACCTCCCGAGTGATCCTGGTGTTTATCGGTTTTTCGATAAGGATGACAAAGTTATTTATGTTGGTAAAGCAAAGAATATAAAAAACCGGCTTAATTCCTATTTTGGCAACAATTTACAAATCAAAACACGAAAAATGGTAAAAACTGCTGTACGAGTTGATTGGACAGTTGTTAACTCCGAAGTTGAAGCCCTGCAGTTAGAGTTCACTTGGATAAAACAATATAGCCCAGATTTTAACGTTCAATTCAAGGATGATAAGTCTTATCCTTACTTAGCTATTGATACAAATTCACAATTCCCAAGATTGTTCATTTCTCGCTCTAAGAAAATACCAGGTGTTAAATACTTTGGACCATATTCGCATGCATGGGCGCTAAGAAGCACATTTGAAACATTAATAAAGATTTATCCAGTACGGACCTGTACAGAATCAAATTTTCAATCGGCAAAACGTAATAAACGCCAGTGCCTACTGGGCGATATCGGAAGGTGTGCTGCCCCATGCGTTGAATGGGTTAGCGAGAAGGATCATAAATCTTTAGCTAATAATCTAGTTACTTTTTTGGAGAAATCCCCAGAAGAAATATCGGTCAGGGTTGAAAAAGAGATGCAAGCGGCTTCAGAGGCGCAAGAGTACGAGAAGGCAGCCAAATTAAGAGATCAACTAGAGGCTATTAATAAAGCTTTTGAATCGACAGATAGATTCTTAAATGAAAAATTGGATGCTGATGTATTGGCTATTCATGAAGAGATTACGCATGCCGCTCTATCTCAATTCATTGTTACAGCTGGCCGAATCACTGGATCTAGATCTTGGATTATTGATCGAGGAAATCTATTGGAAGATGAATCAATAATCTCTGCAACTCTTGGAAAAATATATGCAGAGAGTTACCCACCAGCAGAGATACTTGTTGATAACTTGCCTTCAGATTCAAGATTGTTAGAGGAATGGCTGGGCACCAAACGCGGCAAGAATGTTTCAATTACTCAGCCATTGCGTGGTGAAAAATATGATCTAGTGCAAATGGTTAAACGCAACGCTAATCAGGCTTTGATTCAGTATCTGAGTAAGCGGGCTAATGACGCAGCAGTAAGTGGAAGCGCTCTAGCGCAGATTGCAGAACAACTTGAATTAGCTGAACTTCCGTTACGAATTGAATGCTTTGATATTTCGAATATTCAAGGAACCAGCATGGTGGCATCAATGGTTGTATTCGAAGATGGTCAACCAAAAAAGAGTGATTATCGACGATTTTCCATCTCCGATGACTCAGAATTTGATGACACAAGAGCTATGCATCATGTGATTACTCGTAGATTCAAAAGGTATTTAGAAGAGAAAGACATTGATATTTCAGAAGCCACAGCTGCCGGAGGAAGTAGACCTAAGTTTGCCTACCCACCTCAATTAGTTGTTGTAGATGGCGGCAAGGGCCAGGTCAATGCCGCGGCCAAAGCACTGTCAGAGTTAGGTATAACTGATGTTGCACTTTGTGGATTAGCTAAAAGGTTGGAAGAGGTTTGGTTACCTCACAACAGTGAACCCATAATTTTTCCAAGACATAGTGAAGCCCTTTACTTACTTCAAAAAGTGCGGGATGAAGCTCATCGATTTGCGATTAATTTCCATAGGAGTAAAAGATCAAAGGTAATGTTGGAATCTTTACTCGATGAAATATCAGGATTAGGTGAAATTCGCAGAAAATCTCTTCTAACTCATTTTGGATCAGTAAGTGCATTAAGAGCTGCCACCCAGCAGGAGATGGCTAATGTGCCCGGAATAGGTGAAAAAATGGCCAAATCAATTTATGATCAACTGGCTAGTCGCCCGATATCTAGCAAAGTAGATGTTCAGACCGGTGAAATTCTAGATGCTTGA